One segment of Caldanaerobius polysaccharolyticus DSM 13641 DNA contains the following:
- a CDS encoding carbohydrate ABC transporter permease, which produces MGEGRNIRDKLTPYAFLSPAILSMTVLSFLPIAYTIYIAFTNFSLNHFKQYQFVGLKNFIDIINGPLKTVFLPVLIWTVVFALIATFTNYIVGLFLAVLLNNKNMWETNIYRAILIIPWALPSTIAILAWQGLLNQEYGGINTILSYLHIAKIPWLTDPFWAKVGIILASTWMGYPFMMNVSLGGLQAIPPELYEVADIDGATWFQKLRLITVPMLMTSALPLIISSFAFNFNNFGSVFLITGGGPPRTDTAFAGTTDLLVSSAYKMTMQFNRYDLASALSIIIFLIVGTLSYINMRMTHAFEEVN; this is translated from the coding sequence ATGGGTGAGGGAAGAAATATAAGGGATAAATTAACCCCATATGCATTTCTTTCGCCAGCTATTTTGTCTATGACAGTTTTAAGTTTTTTACCTATTGCGTATACCATTTATATAGCATTTACAAATTTCAGTCTAAATCATTTTAAACAATATCAATTTGTTGGCTTAAAAAATTTTATTGATATTATTAACGGACCATTAAAAACGGTATTTTTACCCGTATTAATCTGGACTGTTGTTTTTGCATTAATAGCAACATTTACGAATTATATTGTTGGATTATTTTTAGCGGTTTTATTAAACAACAAAAATATGTGGGAGACAAATATATATCGAGCAATACTTATTATACCATGGGCATTGCCGTCGACGATTGCTATACTTGCTTGGCAAGGGCTTTTAAATCAAGAGTATGGCGGAATAAATACGATATTAAGCTATTTACACATCGCTAAAATACCATGGCTAACTGATCCTTTCTGGGCTAAGGTAGGTATAATATTAGCGAGTACGTGGATGGGATATCCATTTATGATGAACGTATCCCTGGGTGGGCTACAGGCGATTCCGCCAGAGCTTTACGAGGTCGCGGATATTGATGGTGCTACATGGTTTCAAAAGTTGCGCCTTATTACAGTGCCGATGCTTATGACATCTGCTTTGCCACTTATAATATCTTCATTTGCCTTTAACTTTAATAATTTCGGTTCGGTATTTCTTATAACTGGTGGTGGACCGCCCAGAACCGATACCGCATTTGCTGGTACAACAGATTTACTGGTAAGCTCGGCATATAAGATGACAATGCAATTCAATAGATATGACCTGGCATCAGCATTATCCATAATAATATTTCTGATAGTTGGTACATTAAGCTACATCAATATGAGGATGACACATGCGTTTGAGGAGGTGAACTAA